From Pan troglodytes isolate AG18354 chromosome 1, NHGRI_mPanTro3-v2.0_pri, whole genome shotgun sequence:
ggccgaggcaggcggagaTCAAGACtcctggctaacccagtgaaaccctgtctgtactaaaaatacaaaaaattagtcgggcatggtggcatgcgcctgcaatcccagctactctggaggctgaggcaagagaattgcttgaacccaggaggcggaagttgcagtgagccgagatcgtgccactgcactgcactcctggttgggcaacagagcgagactccgtctcagaaaaaaaaaaaaaaaaaggaaggtgaaagggaggagaaggaggtccAGTGAGCTGGGGCCATAGGTTAAAGGAAGGGAGGGTGAACCTGCCTTTAGGGGAGACTTGTATTTAGCAcattggaggctggggcagaataGGTCGAGGGTGAAAATGCAAATGCCCACAGGGCCTCTTCAGGTAACGAACGAGAGTCTAAGGGAGCAGCTGTCCATTCTTGCTGTGCAGAGATGTGGACATGGGATTAACAGCTCTTCTGATCTTCAGGAGAAGTCGAATTCAGATTTTATGTGAAAGACCCTAAATTTTCTATATCGGACCAATTaatcccccctcctccccccccacacacaaaataTGGCACAGGTCAAACCAAATAGTATTCCTGGACAGTATTTGGTTTGTAAGCCATCATATTTTAACCTCTACTAAGTGATTAAAAAACGCTTGTAGGAAAACCAGTAACTTGTCAGTTGATGAGTGGGGATCAGAAGGCCTGGGTTCTAGTACCAGTCCTGCTATTCTTTGCTTTACGACCCGGAACAGATTCACCTCTGAGCCTCctctatctgtaaaatatggacATGGGACTAGGTGACCTGGAAAGGCCCTTCTACTTCTGATGTTCTGTGGTTTCAGGTGGAAGGTGGAGGGCCTCGGAGACCAACTGTGAGTTAGGCGGGGTTTAGAATCTGATGGGAAGAGGGCAGAGACAACAGGTTTGAAAGAGTCAGGGCTCCTGGGACCTGGGACCCCCGGATCTGAGGGTGTTGAGGAACAGGAGCAGGAACCAGTAGTGGGAGTGGAGTCTGCATGTGGTCCTGGAGGGAGGAGCTGGTGGTGGGGCTCGCACTTTGCTGGGGGGAATGTGGAGGGGCTTACCACCAGGATACCGCCGCAGGATGAGCTTTCGGACCTCATCATAGATGAAGATGAGGAGGCTGTAGGGGAAGGCGCAGAACCACCAGGTGACTCTGAAAGCAATGGAGGAGAGTGTCAGGAGCATCAGAGGTTGGCTTGGTGGCTGTCACATAAAGGAGCATTCAAACCGATCAGAACTTGGATCCTGGAGGGGGCTGAAGGCCCCCCGTATGACTACTCAGGCCGCCCGAAAGAGACACTCACTTGAGCGGGTACATGCGGAGGGCTACACCCATGCCTGGGCAGTAAGAGAGAAAGGCAGCCAACGCCGTCTCCTCCAGGAGCCCAAAAATCAGGATCTTGTTCCtgaaaggcaaagaaaggagGGTGGCAGGTGAAGGGGGGTCAAGGAGGCAGAGATCCTGGGATACCCCTGGGGTgcaagggaaagaggagagagaattcTAAATGACATAGTCGCATGTCTTCTTCCAACAGCCTCTTCTCATGCTTTATGTAACCAAAGGAagatgttatttgtttttctgcttacTGAGTTTACGTCCGAATGTTGTCTATTGCAcgtatattcattcattaaataattgTTTCTAGGTGTTGGGTGACGTGTTCTGTACTGGAGACACGGTGGTCAACATGGGGCCTGTCTCATGATCTTGTTATTGCTCCAGGCACAGGGCCCGTGAAAGTGTCGTCTCCCCAGCAAGATGCTTGAAAGCTCCTTCAGTGCAGGGCCCATGTATGTCTTCTACCGTCTCAGCATCTCCCACAGTTCCTGGTGGTGGTTTCATTATAGATATTTAATTCAGAGAATGTAAAGGGGATCATTGCATAATAAGTGGTTAATATATGTTCACTTTATCAGAATTGAAAAGCAGGATAGAATAAGGAGGTTCTCAGGGCAGTTTCTGCAGTCAGACAGGTGGTGTCTATTCCCAGTTCTGCCATTGACTAGCTTTGGGTTGCAGGCAATGttgaatttctctgagcctcacgtTCCTTCTCTATCAAATGGAGATTTTACCTTTTAATCATAGGGTTGCTGGGAAAATTAAGGGAGATAACACGTGAAAAGCTCTGAAATGTTCTGTCACTGAAATGTTCAGTGACAGACATGGAAAATGTTCAGTCACATTAttactccacttttttttttgagacagagtctcactctgttgcccaggctggacgatcacagctcactgtaacctccacctcttgggctcaagtgaccctcttgcctcagcctctccagtagctggaattacaggtgtgtgccaccacaccctgctaatttttatattttttgtagagatagagtttcaccatgtgccCAGGCTAGtaccaaactcttgggctcaattgattctcctgtctcagcctcccaaagtgctgggattacaggtgtgaaccactgtccCCGGCTACTCCATCTTTTGTATTCTTACACAAGGTACCTCTTTTTGGTTCAAGCCAGTGATTTCCAAATTTTCACTCACTAAGGAcctccttattttcttctgtaaaggCCACATTTAATTGTTTGTCTCTCAAGCTACATTTGTGAATAAGTATTGAATACATTTccccatttaaaattaattagaaCTATCCATGGCTTCCAAACAGAACTGTGAATCAGCATCCGATCACCACTTCATGATATGCACTCTTGGCTTTTGCCTAAGAATGACACATTAGTAAGCCTGGTTGCCTTCTCATAGGTGAGTGCTTTATTTTCATAAAGCTTTTCAAAATAAGGCAAATAGCATCTCTGAGGATCCCCAGTGGCCCAGGGACCTAAGGTGAGGCCTGTGGTGGTATTAGTACTCTTCCTCTGTACCCAGCCTGATTTTCATTTGCCATTTTTCCCATTTGCCTCTAAGATGGGCTGGATGCAGCCACTATGGCCATGTTCCCACCTTCGTGTGTCATCCCTGCAGTGCATAGCAAGTCCCAGGCCCCAGAACTATACCCAATTTCTTAGACTCTCTGCTCCTTGTTCTCttcaaattgcatttttttttccattagtaTTTTTAGCTTACTGGAATCTCCTTCCTTCATGTTACCTTTATTTATCTAACAGGCTTTTCACTTTATTCTCCCTTGGATCTTAAGTGCTATTAACTTCACTTTGGCAtcttctccccaccctccccagccccaaACTAAGAAACTGTAACAAGCTCATGTGAGGAATTGTGGCCATTGTTTATGgtaggagaaaataaaaggaaccagCATGAAACCTTCAGCGCTCAACCACCACCCATACTAGAATCACAGTCATTACTGAGTTCCAAACAGTGCCAGATGGTGTGAGCACAGAAATGTTGGGTAGTAGCCAGGGCTGGGTTTTAGAGACAGATCTGGTGAACCCTTACCATCTTGGTGACCTTGGGCACATCATTTAACCTGTTTGGGGCCTCTTATCCATGAAATGTAAACAGTAATACCCACCTCATAGAGCTATCGTGGGGCTAAACAATGTGTTaggcacttagcacagtgcctggcacgctGGAACTCACACTGCAAGAAGCGCTGAACCTGACCCTCGGCAGCATGTGGCCTCCAGAACCACAGTGCAAGTGCTATAAACTAGACTGCCTGTGGAAGGCCAGGGGAGGGGTGGGCACAGAAGACACTGGATTTAGGGCTGGGCAAAGGATAGGAGCAGGTGGCACTCAAGTAGGAGAtgggggaaagaagggagggagagaagagaagaaaggtggAGAGAGACAAtaacaaaatgcaaaattaggAGCCTGAAGCATGGCTTCTCTCTTCTATATGAAACCTATCTATGGATATACAGATGGAAGATTAAAATCCGATGCCCTCCTTACAGCTCTGGTCCAGGGCTGAGTTGGAAGCTTGGCCTGTGTGGGTTGGTGAGTGTGCCCAGAGCCTGGGTGGGTAGGTGCCATGGGGGTGGGCACTCACTTCATGCCCTGCTGGAAGACTGAGTTGCGGCGGGTCTTGCAGATGATGAGGTCAGCCCACTGCACCACCACGATGCTGGCAAAGAATGCCGTGTGGCACGTGAACTCCACCACCTTCCGCTGCTCATAGGTCTGGAGGGAGGGTGGGCAGAGACAGATGAGAGTGTCGGAGGAAAGGGTAGGACCAGAAGGTAGCATGGTTTCTCCTGATCCACCCCTAGCCCCAGTCCCAGTTGGCCACCACTGGCCACTCCTGCCAGGCATTCAGCTTCCCGTACCTTCACACATGTGCACTGTGTTTACACAGCACCACTCACCCACTCCTGTCCATAGCTGTCCTCCAGATCATTCATGGTCCGGTCATCCCAGTCGAGGCGGATTCCCAGTAGCCGTGATGGCAGGAAACCGTTCTCTGCCAGGATCACAAAGTAGGTGAAGAAGCCACCCAGTGCCTGGATCATCCCTGTGGGTAGAGGGCCAAAGGCAGGGGCAGGGTCAGAGCAGGAAGCAGAAGGGGCACAGCCCCTCAGGGCCAGAGATGGAGGTCCCTGACCCTTGGGTAGCTGGCCTCTGTCCTGGAATTTTGCTTGGGGCTCATTCCTCTGAAAGCTGGGAAAAGAACCCTGTTGGGGTTCCCTCCCGAGGCCCAGGGCTTGGCGCACCGATCTGTCCATAGGCCATGCTGATGAGCCTCTCATTCACCAGCTTGTCTGTCTGGGAGTTTCGTGGCTGCCGCTTCATGATATCACTCTCAGCTGCCTCATAGGCCAAGGAGATGGCAGGGACCTGTGTGGGGTAGGAAATGGGGCAGGGAGGGCATTTGAAGGGATGTAGGAGATGACAGAAGCAATTGATCTTCGACAGTGACGATCGTTGACACGGTTAAAAAAGCATGTATTCAGACCCCATTGTCTTCCAGGCCTGTGCCTGTCTCCTGTAACCCCCACAGCTGGGGCCACTGCCCCAGTGCACCTCTCCTCCCTGCCACTGTGCCATCACGATTGCCTTGCCTgtcccctcctccacctcctgcgcTCACCATATCTGTGCCCAGGTCAATGCAAAGGATGGTCACAGTGCCCAGAGGTAGGGGGATGTTGGCAATGATGAACAGCAGGAAGGGGGTGATCTCGGGGATGTTGCTGGTCAGGGTGTAGGCGATGGATTTCTTCAAGTTGTCAAAGATCAGGCGGCCTGTGGGGAGATTCTGAGGGCATCAGGGAGGTCAGAGGgactcttccccacccccagcccctgaagCATGGCTGCCTGTCTTCCCAAGAGAGGAAGATTTTGTGTTCAAGGGAAGCTAAAGTGGGCTGGGCTGCCTAGAGTTGTGGAATGATTCTTCAACTGGGGTAAAGGGACAGGGAACAGAGGTGCCGGCTTCAGTATCCTGCAAACCATCCCAACCCATGCAgcctcctcaccctcctccaccCCCGTGACGATGGAGGCAAAGTTGTCATCCAGCAGGATCATGTCGGCTGCCTGCTTAGAGACGTCAGAGCCAGAGATGCCCATGGCAATGCCAATGTCAGCCTTCTTCAATGCAGGGGAGTCATTCACCCCGTCACCCGTCACGGCCACAATGGCTCCCTGGAGGGAAGACGGCCACACTTGAGGACGAAACCCCTTCCCAAGCCTGGCTCCTCGCCTCTCACTCCACGCTTGTCTTGGCCCTGTCCCTGCCTCCCCGGTCCCTGCCTGTCATCTGCCTCCCATGGCTGTGCTCACCTGCCTCTGACATCCCTCCACAATGATGAGCTTCTGCTGGGGAGACGTTCGAGCAAAGACGATCTCTGTGTGGTTCTTGAGGATCTCATCGAGCTGCTCCGATGTCATGTCCTTCAGGTCAGAGCCGTGCACCACGCATGCCTTGGCTTCTCTGGAgggtgggtggggacagagacagCTGACCCCTGGCACCTGTACCAGCCCCTCCTGCCCCCTGCCTCTCTTCACCACCGCAGCCTGCAGGCTCCCTGCTGAGCCTGCTTCCCCTGTTGCTTCAGTTCTCCTCTCCTCAGTACTCACTTCCCCCATTTCTCTTTGAGGATGTGAGTCTAAATCCTCACCATGGGATCATCGCAGTTGTAAGTGCAGTTTGCTAGGCCCTGGGCTAGTTTCTTTACTCACATCCCACTCCTACAGCAATGGAGATGGCATCCTAATTTTGTggtgagaaaatggaggctcaggAAGGGAATGTGACATCTCCAAGGTTACATGGGTATTCAGTGGCACAGCCTGGATACAAGCTCAGGGCTGAGGAACCAGTCACAATAGTGTCAGAGGTAAGGCCTATAAAGGTCCCAGAAATGCTATCCAAATACTCCCAGGGGACACCCAAGCCTTCTGTGCAAGAGGACGTGTTGATTAGGGCGCAGGGGCTTCCTGCAGAGGCCTCACCTGGGGTTGACTTGACTCATGGGAATGTTGAGCCGGGCTGCAATGTCCTCCACAGTCTCGTTACCCTCTGATATGATGCCCACGCCTTTGGCAATGGCCTTGGCTGTGATAGGGTGATCCCCGGTTACCATGATCACCTagtgggaaggagaggagacAAAAGGAAAGTAGTATTAAGGGTTTATCCCCCTCCTGTTCCTCTCCCAAAGTAAGAGAAAGCTAGATAGCGAGATGTCTGGGGCTGGCAGATCCCAACCGAAAtaagggcatgtgtgtgtgtgtgtctgtgggcaGGGGAGTGGCTGGggtggggtgtatgtgtgtgtgtgtggggtgtgtgtatgtgtgtgtaggatgtgtgtgtgtgtgtgggtggggattgtgtgtgtttgagggggtggggattgtgtgtgtgtgtgagagggaatgtgtgtgtgtggggtgtgtgtgtgtgtgtatgtggggtggggatttgtgtatgtgtgcgtgtgtgtgagatgtgtgtgtggggggtggggattgtgtgtgtctatgtgtgtgtgtgggatgtgtgtgtatgtgaggtggggatttgtgtgtctctgtgtgaatTTGAGTGGGTGGGTGAGGAGGAAAGATAATGGCAAGTTGAGTTATGTTCAGAGGGTTAGAGAGAGATAGTTTGCTTAAGTGCAGGAAAGTATCCATAACAGAGTAACAAGTTCGTGAGGATCCCCTGGAAGAGAAGCCTCAAATCTTTAGGATTATTTAGGAGATATTTTAGGATTTTGGATTTCATGGGATTCAAGGCAGTCAGAGCTGGAAGGACCCTTTAACAACTCctttattttacacatgaggaaaccaagacttAGAGAGGGGCTACAATTTGCTGAAATGCACAGGGACCTGGATATAGGACATGAGGTTCTTAGTGTCAAATATTGATCACTGCAGCAATGTAATGGACAGAACAGGAATAAGATGGAGACAACACCCCTGCCTCCACCACCTTGAGCATCTGCCTCTGACACCCTCCCTGGTGAGCACGGTGGTCCCTACCTTCACCATAATGTTCATTGCTATTGTTGCAGAGTGAATGGAGTTGGGATGGGGAGGGTGGCTGGCATCTGATGGGCTAAGAGGCTATGAGGTGAGCAGAGTTGGGTTAGGATAGCATTTGCATGTGTGGGCTTGCAGGGCAAGTCCTATGGATACTGAAAAGGAAGTCTCCATGGTCCCCACTGCCTTATCTTCCACTCCCACCACTTCACTGAAACTGCCACCCAAAGGCCACAGGGGCCTCtcaattgaaaaatgaaaagtgTCTTTGCCGTCCTCATCCTACTTGACCCCTCTGAGGCATTTGGCACCGTTGACCTCTTCTCCTTGAAACCCTGCCCTCCCCTGGCTTCCACATACTCCTCCATTCCTGTTTTCCTTCCACTCCTCTGCATGCTCTTTCCCAGCCTCTCAGGGTGGCAGCCTAGTAGGATGGAAGAAGCAGTGGCTTTGGAGTTGAATGAGGGGCTCAAGTTTAAACACCGAACTTCTCCAGCTACAGCACCTTAGGCAAGTGAAGCACTGAGGTCTCAGCACAATGCAGAGATGATTCCTGCCTTTCTAGGTGGTCATGAAGATTAAATAGCATTGGGTCCTaccaccctctcccctcctcactgGTTCCTCTTGTGCCTAAATGTTGTTTTGGCACAGGATTTCATTCTCCTCCCTTCACTTGACTTGTCTGCTCTTTCTGGGCAATATAATAAAACATACTATAAGCCTTTAGTTTGCACCCTTGTGCTAATGAGATTCAAATCTCCAGTCCCGACCATCTTTCATGAGCTCCAAACCATACTCCAATGTTCACTGGAACATCTGTCTTTCCTGGGGTATCTTACAGACTCTTTAAGCTTAAGGTCAACATTGAACTCCTTTTCTCTACTCCTGCCACCCCACCAAGCCTGCTACTACTGCTCCCTACCTTAGATGTTGTCCTCTCTATTCATCCTGTCCCCTTCTCTCCTGCATCTTCCTCACCTTCCATATCCAGTTTGGTCACCAAGTTCTCAAAACATTTCTCAGACATGgctattcctctccattcccttTGTTTCTGCCCTCGTTCAGGTCATCATTCCTTGCCTGAACTATGGCAATGGCCTCTTAACCTGTCTCTCCCTGACTCCAGTTCTTCCCCAAATCCAGTCCCTCCTCAAACCAGGTAGTCTCCTAAAAGCTCAACCTTCCCCGTGACACTGGTGGCTCTCTGTGGCCTGCAGGATAAAGCCCAAGTCTGGCATTTAAGCCAAGTCCTTCCAACTGGCTCTGACCCAATGTTCCAGTCTCAACCCCCAGTACTCCTTGCCACCTCTCCCCTGCCAACCCCTACACACGCCCCGTACAGTCTAGCCACGCCAGGGTACGCACTGTTCCCTGATCTTGACATGCCTTCCTCTCCCTCACTGCTTTGCAGAATACTCTTTGACCTCCAAAGCCCAGCTCAAATATCATTCCTTTTGTCAAACATCGTCCAGTTCTCTGAGGCAGAATTAATACTTCCCTGAGCTGACTTCCCATAGAGGTCCTCTGCCCAGGCCTCCGTGATGGTTCTGATCACAGAGAGAGGCACCTGGCCAAGCAGCAGGAGCTCAGGCTTTCCGGTCAAGCAGATCATGCTTCATAGTCCCAGTCCATCGCTTACCGGTGGTTTTATTTTGGGGAAAAGACTtacccacttgcagtttccatttgttttacttttttttttttttttttgagatggagtcttgctcttgtcgcctaggctggagtgcagtggcctaatctcggctcactgcaacctctgcctcccgggttcaagtgattctcctgcctcagcctcccaaggagctgggattacaggcacctgccaccacacgtggctaatttttgtattttttttttcagtagagaaggggtttcaccatgttggccaggctggtcttggactccttacctcaggtgatccaccagccttggaccccccaaagtgctgggattacaggcatgagccactgtgcccagccttgttttacTTTTAACAGGGATAATGATGCCTGCCTCGGAGACAGAGTGGTTATGGGGTTCAGAAACCACATATACCCACAGAACCAAGTCTCCTGGTATGATAGTTAAGAAATAGCAGACTGCCTTGGTTCAAGTACCTGCTCTATGACTTacactagctgtgtggccttggcatgttactttgtgcctcagtttccatctttgtaaaaaaggaaaaatactagTGCTTATTCACAGAGTTGTTGTGtagattaaatgaaatcatacaggtttagtgcttagaatagtgcctgattTATATGTGTCCTCCCTAGCACAGCTCATTGTCCCATCTGGATGTGTCATGTGACACAAATTGTttactatgtatcaggcactgtgcaAGGTGCTAGAGTTTGCACCTTGCACAGTGTCTGAAACAtagtaaacaataaatatttgttgaatgaagaacaAACATAGCACAGAGGAGGGAGTGGTCAGTGAGAAGCAATTGTAGTTGAACAAGAGAACCATGAGTGGGAGGCATTCTGTGGGGTTATGGGCTGAGCCACTGGGAGCATACAAGAGCCTGCTAATCCCATCCTAAGTTGACAGAGAGGGTGGGCAGTAGTTGGGAAGGGTAGGACAACTAGGTCTTCAAGATAGGAGTGCCAGATTATGCTTCAAATCAGAATGGAAGGGTACACATGCAGATGGGACAAAGAGCTGtaccagggagggagaggaggggcatGGGACACTGGCCTCTCTGAGCAAAAGGGATAAGGGTGAGTGCCCCAAGGCAGGGGTGGGCCTTTCCTTGCAGATGGACAGCTTCTTCTCTGAGTCAGTGGGAAGGAGGCCACCGTGGCCTGGGCCTTTCCAGGGCAGCGGCCACTGCAGCTCCTTGAACTCTGGCATGGGGGAGGCTAGAATGGAGGGGAGGATGGGAGGCCAGTACCTTGATGCCTGCGCTTCGGCACTTGCCCACAGCATCTGGCACAGCAGCCCGGGGAGGGTCAATCATAGACATGAGCCCCACAAAGCAAAGCTTCTCCGTGGGAAAGTTCAGCTCATCCGTGTCGAATTTGAAGCCCCGAGGAAACTTTCCAGATGGCAGATTCAGTTGACAGAATCCTAAAGGGGGGCAGAAGGGATCAGTGAGATCCGCAGAGTGGCTTCCTGGACGCCCCCACAGTCCCCCACCCCAGGGATGCCGCAGAGGCTTGGGAATCCTCTTCTGAGCCTCCTGTTTCTGGCCTCTCACCCAGCACACGCTCCCCAAGTCCCCCCAGCTCCATGTAGGCATTTTGAAAGGCATCTTGCATCTCCTTGTCGAGCGGGATCTCCTTGCCCTGCACCAGGATGGTGGAGCACCGGTCCAGAATGCGCTCTGGGGCCCCCTTCATCACCAGCACGTGGCTCTGGGGGCTGTCTTCTCGCTCGTGGATAGACAGCTGGAGAGACAACAGGTAGTTACAGAGAGGTCCATACTTGTCTTGGTAGCGCGGCATAGAGCAGCAGCTGGTAAGGAAACCACCTTAGAAAAGTAGCCCCTACCCATCAAAGATTGTCAACAAAGAGAACCTCCTTGTGCAGGGGCGTGTTTAGACCTCACAGTTCCAACACTTGTAacctgagagccacctccatagGACagtctttcattcaacaaatatttattgaggtcaGGTTAagacaggcactgtgctaggggcTGAACGGCTCCCTCCTCAGCATCCCCACCACCACCTGGCCTCAGGGGGCTTTACCTCTATGGATAATAAGGAATGCTGAGATTGCATTCTTGGCATTTAACAGGTGCCTAAAGGCTAATGGGCACCATAAAGGAATTACAGAATTATGGTCTCACTGACTGGGGTAGAAGAGTTGGAAGGCTAGGCCAGAGGATGCGGAGCTATGGGAAGAAGAGTTGAGAGAGTGACAGATTGTAGTAAGGGATGGAGTAAGGTTTGGGAGCTGGGGCTGGTTGCAATCAGACATGCAGTCATATGAGCTGTTCTGGGGGGCTTAGCAGGGGGAGGGAACATGACCCTCAGACACCCCCACTCCTGCTAGTGATGATTCCCCTTGGCTTTGTCCACCCTTACCCATTTAtatccctctctcttcctctgtcctgGCAACCCAAGCAGACCTGGTACTTGTTGGTCGAATTGAAAGGAATCTCTGCCACCTTGGGGTTTCTGTCTCTCATCTTCCTCACTGAGCCACAGGAGAGCTCGATGCACTTGAGCAGAGCTGACTCGGAGGCATCACCAGCTGTGTCCCGCTGCCAGAAGAGACAAGAATTCAGTGTCAGCATGGGAGGGAAGGGAGTGGAGGATCAGGTGAAGGGGGCACTGAAACCCCCAAGGCAGCCACATCATGTGAGAAGGAAAGCTGGGGCCAGCAAGAGGCCTTTGGAGACACCCCCAAAACATACCTGGTGTGTGTCCTGACCCCCTACCTTAGACACGGAGATGTTCTCCTGTCCTGCCTTGAAGACGGCGCGGTTGCAGAGACCAGCAATTCGAGACAGGGCCGTCCACGTAGGGGATCGTTTGTCAAAAGTGGCCCCTGGGAGGAAATGAGGGAGAACCAGGAGCGTGGCTCCCTTTAGAGCCTTTATCTCAACCACCCACCCCACCACgccactgccctcagcctcctCTAATCCTATCCACCCCCTCTGGAGCACCCAATCACCAGACTGATCTTCGGTGGTGTCAGCCTCATGGATTTGGTTGTCGAACCACATGTGGGCGACGGTCATGCGGTTCTGGGTGAGGGTGCCCGTCTTGTCCGAGCAGATGGTGGACGTGGAGCCCAGCGTCTCCACCGCCTCCAGGTTCTTCACCAGGCAGTTCTTCCGTGCCATGCGCTTGGCTGTCAGGGTCAGGCACACCTGGTAGAGAAACAGGAGAATAAAAAAGGTTAAGGCTGAAGCTGGAGATGGCCATAACCTTACCCTAGACCATGGCTCCATTCCTCCTCCCCTGATTCTACTCCACTAACTTGAATGGGTGGGACTTAGCTGTAAATAATGAATGTTCAATTTTAGATGTGTTGAGATCATGAGTATCTGTTAAGATGAAATGCCCATTAGAGGGTTTAAGACATTTGACTAGAGCTCCAGAGAGAGCCAGAGCAGAGCTGAGCATAGGGATGTCCGAGTCATCAACACAGAAGGGACACTGCAAACTGGGAGGAGATTGGCTCTTGCTCAGGGTGTAGGAAGAACAGAcagctgaggcctgagaatcagtGTAGGGGGAGCAGGAAGGGACAGAGGAGAGGCGAACCAGGATAGTGACACATCACAGCAATCGACAAAAGAGAGAATGGTAGGAGGGTGGACAGCAGTATCTGTTTCAGCAGCAGAGTTAGGGAGGAGAGCTGAGAAAAGGTCACTGGATTTGCTAGTTAGTGACTGGTGACCTTTGAGACAGCCTCTACAGGAGACTTGGCCGGAATGAGACCCAGACTGCTGGCAGATCGTGAGAAAAGGCAGCCGTGACAAGCTCCAAAAGAGAAACTGAGTGCCTAAGAATAGCCCCACCTGAGATTTCTCAACTCATACCCTAAGCCATGTATTAAGTGATCTCTGAGTATCGCATCCAATAAGTGACTCTAGGGGGAAAAAGTAGTGAGAAGCTACAAGCAACTGTGCCTCTATCACTTTGAGGAAAGAGTAGTGAGACCCTCCCCTGGTGGCACCTCAGCCTGACCCACTCACAGTGA
This genomic window contains:
- the ATP1A2 gene encoding sodium/potassium-transporting ATPase subunit alpha-2 isoform X2; its protein translation is MGRGAGREYSPAATTAENGGGKKKQKEKELDELKKEVAMDDHKLSLDELGRKYQVDLSKGLTNQRAQDVLARDGPNALTPPPTTPEWVKFCRQLFGGFSILLWIGAILCFLAYGIQAAMEDEPSNDNLYLGVVLAAVVIVTGCFSYYQEAKSSKIMDSFKNMVPQQALVIREGEKMQINAEEVVVGDLVEVKGGDRVPADLRIISSHGCKVDNSSLTGESEPQTRSPEFTHENPLETRNICFFSTNCVEGTARGIVIATGDRTVMGRIATLASGLEVGRTPIAMEIEHFIQLITGVAVFLGVSFFVLSLILGYSWLEAVIFLIGIIVANVPEGLLATVTVCLTLTAKRMARKNCLVKNLEAVETLGSTSTICSDKTGTLTQNRMTVAHMWFDNQIHEADTTEDQSGATFDKRSPTWTALSRIAGLCNRAVFKAGQENISVSKRDTAGDASESALLKCIELSCGSVRKMRDRNPKVAEIPFNSTNKYQLSIHEREDSPQSHVLVMKGAPERILDRCSTILVQGKEIPLDKEMQDAFQNAYMELGGLGERVLGFCQLNLPSGKFPRGFKFDTDELNFPTEKLCFVGLMSMIDPPRAAVPDAVGKCRSAGIKVIMVTGDHPITAKAIAKGVGIISEGNETVEDIAARLNIPMSQVNPREAKACVVHGSDLKDMTSEQLDEILKNHTEIVFARTSPQQKLIIVEGCQRQGAIVAVTGDGVNDSPALKKADIGIAMGISGSDVSKQAADMILLDDNFASIVTGVEEGRLIFDNLKKSIAYTLTSNIPEITPFLLFIIANIPLPLGTVTILCIDLGTDMVPAISLAYEAAESDIMKRQPRNSQTDKLVNERLISMAYGQIGMIQALGGFFTYFVILAENGFLPSRLLGIRLDWDDRTMNDLEDSYGQEWTYEQRKVVEFTCHTAFFASIVVVQWADLIICKTRRNSVFQQGMKNKILIFGLLEETALAAFLSYCPGMGVALRMYPLKVTWWFCAFPYSLLIFIYDEVRKLILRRYPGGWVEKETYY
- the ATP1A2 gene encoding sodium/potassium-transporting ATPase subunit alpha-2 isoform X1, with protein sequence MGRGAGREYSPAATTAENGGGKKKQKEKELDELKKEVAMDDHKLSLDELGRKYQVDLSKGLTNQRAQDVLARDGPNALTPPPTTPEWVKFCRQLFGGFSILLWIGAILCFLAYGIQAAMEDEPSNDNLYLGVVLAAVVIVTGCFSYYQEAKSSKIMDSFKNMVPQQALVIREGEKMQINAEEVVVGDLVEVKGGDRVPADLRIISSHGCKVDNSSLTGESEPQTRSPEFTHENPLETRNICFFSTNCVEGTARGIVIATGDRTVMGRIATLASGLEVGRTPIAMEIEHFIQLITGVAVFLGVSFFVLSLILGYSWLEAVIFLIGIIVANVPEGLLATVTVCLTLTAKRMARKNCLVKNLEAVETLGSTSTICSDKTGTLTQNRMTVAHMWFDNQIHEADTTEDQSGATFDKRSPTWTALSRIAGLCNRAVFKAGQENISVSKRDTAGDASESALLKCIELSCGSVRKMRDRNPKVAEIPFNSTNKYQLSIHEREDSPQSHVLVMKGAPERILDRCSTILVQGKEIPLDKEMQDAFQNAYMELGGLGERVLGFCQLNLPSGKFPRGFKFDTDELNFPTEKLCFVGLMSMIDPPRAAVPDAVGKCRSAGIKVIMVTGDHPITAKAIAKGVGIISEGNETVEDIAARLNIPMSQVNPREAKACVVHGSDLKDMTSEQLDEILKNHTEIVFARTSPQQKLIIVEGCQRQGAIVAVTGDGVNDSPALKKADIGIAMGISGSDVSKQAADMILLDDNFASIVTGVEEGRLIFDNLKKSIAYTLTSNIPEITPFLLFIIANIPLPLGTVTILCIDLGTDMVPAISLAYEAAESDIMKRQPRNSQTDKLVNERLISMAYGQIGMIQALGGFFTYFVILAENGFLPSRLLGIRLDWDDRTMNDLEDSYGQEWTYEQRKVVEFTCHTAFFASIVVVQWADLIICKTRRNSVFQQGMKNCGRC